The following are from one region of the Longimicrobiales bacterium genome:
- a CDS encoding purine-nucleoside phosphorylase has product MSTDLSSRVDEAVGAVRKRSSFEPRVGIVLGTGLGALADLVEVEAVVPYEEIPGFPVPTVETHSGRLVLGTLEGTPVAVMQGRFHRYEGYSLQEVTFPIRTLRRLGADTLLVSNVSGGMHPLWAVGDLVLIDDHINLLGDSPLVGPNADDFGPRFPDMSEPYDMELQGKASAAAMDLGIQLHRGVYVAVPGPQLETRAEYRMLRGMGADIVGMSTVPEVIVARHMDMKVMGLSIITDACLPDALEPVDVSRIIAAAGAAEPHLTRLIGRVVSQL; this is encoded by the coding sequence ATGTCCACCGACTTGTCATCCAGGGTCGACGAGGCCGTCGGCGCCGTTCGGAAGCGTTCGTCATTTGAGCCACGTGTGGGGATCGTGCTCGGTACAGGTCTCGGTGCGCTCGCCGACCTCGTCGAGGTCGAGGCTGTGGTGCCCTACGAAGAGATCCCGGGATTCCCCGTCCCCACGGTTGAGACGCATTCGGGCCGACTGGTGCTGGGTACCCTTGAGGGCACGCCCGTCGCTGTGATGCAGGGACGGTTTCATCGCTACGAAGGGTACTCTCTCCAGGAAGTGACCTTCCCGATCCGAACATTGCGCCGACTCGGGGCGGATACGCTGCTGGTGTCCAATGTTTCGGGTGGTATGCATCCCCTCTGGGCGGTTGGCGATCTGGTGCTGATCGACGACCACATCAACCTGCTCGGGGACAGTCCCCTCGTAGGACCCAACGCGGATGACTTCGGCCCCCGCTTCCCAGACATGTCGGAGCCGTACGATATGGAGCTACAAGGAAAGGCGAGTGCTGCCGCCATGGACCTCGGTATCCAGCTGCATCGAGGGGTCTATGTAGCAGTGCCTGGCCCGCAACTCGAGACGAGAGCGGAATACCGCATGCTTCGTGGTATGGGAGCCGATATTGTGGGCATGTCCACGGTCCCGGAGGTTATCGTCGCGCGGCACATGGACATGAAGGTGATGGGGCTGAGTATCATCACGGATGCGTGCCTTCCGGACGCGCTTGAACCTGTCGACGTGTCGCGAATTATCGCGGCGGCCGGAGCCGCCGAGCCTCATCTCACTCGCCTCATTGGGCGGGTTGTGAGTCAGCTGTAG